A portion of the Longimicrobium terrae genome contains these proteins:
- a CDS encoding DUF1499 domain-containing protein, whose translation MSVWTALSQNRAATHPEHDNPRLRGPVYAVPFARVYQAALQTAEALGWTITDQDPRAGEIFAEAHTRMWKFTDDVWVRIWLDEDAATCVDVASASRVGRADLGTNSRRIARFLHQLDARLRVRPHANPEQTAS comes from the coding sequence ATGAGCGTCTGGACCGCGCTGTCGCAGAACCGCGCCGCCACGCACCCCGAGCACGACAACCCGCGTCTGCGCGGGCCCGTGTACGCCGTTCCGTTCGCGCGCGTGTACCAGGCCGCGCTGCAGACGGCCGAGGCGCTGGGGTGGACAATCACCGACCAGGACCCCCGCGCGGGGGAGATTTTCGCCGAAGCGCACACGCGGATGTGGAAGTTCACCGACGACGTATGGGTCCGCATCTGGCTGGACGAGGACGCCGCCACCTGCGTGGACGTGGCCAGCGCGTCGCGGGTGGGCCGCGCGGACCTGGGCACCAACTCGCGGCGCATTGCCCGCTTCTTGCACCAGCTTGACGCCCGCCTTCGGGTCCGGCCGCACGCAAACCCTGAGCAGACAGCAAGTTAG